In the genome of Armatimonadota bacterium, the window TCGCTCGGCATCGGCGCGGCCCTCACGCCGTATCGCCCCTACTTCCTCATCCTGACAGGCGTGTTCCTCATTTTCGGATTCACAATGGTCTACCGGAAGCCGTCGGCCGCAAGTTGCGACGCGACGGGCTGTCTCACTCCCCAAGCGGCCGTGAGGCGCAAGATCAACAAGGGCGTGATGTGGGCCGTCGCCATCTTCGCCCTCAGCTCGGCCGCCTATCCGTATGTCGGACAGGCAAGGCTGAACATGGCCAACGCTGCGAGCGAGAGCAATCAGCAGGCGTCCACCCTCCCGACGCAACGGCTCGTGTTCAACGTCGAGGGCATGGACTGCGCCGCCTGCGCGATACCGATCATGGAGAAAGTCGAAGAGGTTCCTGGCGTTATGTCGGCAACCGTCGACTTCGATGCGGAGGAACTCGTCGTGCAGGCAGGAACCCCTGCGCCGGCCACCGACATGATTCTGAAGGCCGTCGACGACGCGGGGTTCACTGCCGAACCAGTGAGCGACGAGCCCTCGCAGTAGCCCACGCTACAACCAGGAATAGACTATGAAGAACACACTCGAAGAGTTCGTCTTGATACCGTCGCTAGCCGTATTTGTTTCCATAGTTGGTGGAGAACTATGCAGGTCCAGTCGTGCAACCTCCGCAATAGAAACCTTATGATTAAACCACTAGCGATGCTCGCCTTGTTGACAGCACCGTGCCTCTTGCTCGCCCAAGCAGGCGGCGGATGACCGCTGTGAGCTGGCGGCGGGGCAGGTTCATCGACCAACCCCGACTCGGACAGTTTGTCCGAATGGAGACTAACGACGTTCGCCGTCCCTGCAGAGGGCGGCAAGTTCACGCGAACATACCTGTGGTATCGCCCGAATGAGCAGCCACGGCTGGAACTCGGGCTCATCTATCTTTGGAATCCTGACGTCTGGAGATTTGTCGGGAACTACATGGTCGCCACCGAAAGCGACGCTCTTCCGTCTGTCACGGCTGGGTTCGCATTCCAGGACACGTTCAGCGAACGGATCGCGCCGTACGTCACGTTTGCGAAGCACTTCTACTTGGACGAAGTCACGTTCGAACCGTACGTTGGTTTGGTGGATCGCGCGGACGAAAGCCACGTACACGGCATTTCTGGACTGAGAATCTCACATGGAGACGTGTTTGTAGGGCTCCAGCACACCGGGCACGAACTGAACGCGTACTTAGGCGCTGGATTCGGGGACTTCGTAGGATCGATCTGGGTCGGAGAGCGCCAGAAGTACGGCGTGACCTTCGGTTACAGGTTCTAACGGCACTCGCGCCGTAATGGACAATGACGCCATGTACTCATGGACTCATGGACTATGAAGCCGATTCTTGGCGATTCTAACAGAATCCAGACAGATCTGCTCGCAGACCGGTGAGCACGATGACGACAAGAACACTCATAACTGCGCTGGTCGCGCTGGCCGCAACCACAGGCTGGTCGGCCCAGTCCGACGACGAACCTTAGCTGCAGCCCATAACTCTCTCAGTTAGCGGGATGACTTGAGGCGGCCGTTCAAGCCGGTACGCCCCCACCGGCATTGGATGCGATCATAGCGGCCGTCGTAGAAGCAGGATTCAACGCCAAACCTGAGTGAGACTTCGACCGATATCTGCTGACCTGCGCATGACAACGCAAAACGCGCGACCGCCAGAAAGCTGTCGCGCGTATCTTGGCGATAGTTAGCTAGAGAGAGGTCTTGCGGCGTCGGCGACGGATCAGCAGCGCTAATCCTGCGCCGAGGGCCAGCATCGTAGCAGGCTCCGGTACGAGATTGAGCGACATATCGTCGTAATACATGACCGACGCAAAGTTCGACCAAAGGTCCACTGCACCGATTGCGAGATCGCCCGTTTGCTGCCACGGCTGATCGACGTACAACGACGTGTTGTTATAGGAGAACGACACCAGATCGTTGTCGAGATCGATCACCATGTCAATGGGCGCCCACCGATCGTATACGATCGGTATACTGCCGCTGCGGTCGGGTATATGCGAGTCCACTTCCGTGACCATCCCAGTCGTGTGATTGAACTGTGTCTGAGTCGACCAGTCTTTCGCGCCACCAACGTTGTACCGGTTCAGCATGATGAACCACTGCGTACCTGTGGAGTTCCCTGGGAAATAGGTCTCAGTATGGAGCAGATAGATGCCGGAGCCCGAAGCTGTAAACTCCTGCACCAAGTCCGACACAACGCGCCCAGGCCCCGTGCCATCGATGGCCAGGGAGTTCGGGGCGCTGTTTGAAAAAGCGTTTGTCACGAACCCCGTGGAATTGGCATCACCGTCCCAGCCCAGCCAGCCGCTTACACCGTGCAGGTTATCGCCATTCGAATAGCTTTCGAAATTGTCCGACCACGGTTGTGCGAAAACGGCCATCGGCACCAAAAGCACCGCAGCCACAAGAATAAAATATCGTTTCATTCGT includes:
- a CDS encoding cation transporter, whose protein sequence is MKNILSIAGIALAGLGASACCWIPALLGAGAAGSLGIGAALTPYRPYFLILTGVFLIFGFTMVYRKPSAASCDATGCLTPQAAVRRKINKGVMWAVAIFALSSAAYPYVGQARLNMANAASESNQQASTLPTQRLVFNVEGMDCAACAIPIMEKVEEVPGVMSATVDFDAEELVVQAGTPAPATDMILKAVDDAGFTAEPVSDEPSQ
- a CDS encoding PEP-CTERM sorting domain-containing protein (PEP-CTERM proteins occur, often in large numbers, in the proteomes of bacteria that also encode an exosortase, a predicted intramembrane cysteine proteinase. The presence of a PEP-CTERM domain at a protein's C-terminus predicts cleavage within the sorting domain, followed by covalent anchoring to some some component of the (usually Gram-negative) cell surface. Many PEP-CTERM proteins exhibit an unusual sequence composition that includes large numbers of potential glycosylation sites. Expression of one such protein has been shown restore the ability of a bacterium to form floc, a type of biofilm.), whose translation is MKRYFILVAAVLLVPMAVFAQPWSDNFESYSNGDNLHGVSGWLGWDGDANSTGFVTNAFSNSAPNSLAIDGTGPGRVVSDLVQEFTASGSGIYLLHTETYFPGNSTGTQWFIMLNRYNVGGAKDWSTQTQFNHTTGMVTEVDSHIPDRSGSIPIVYDRWAPIDMVIDLDNDLVSFSYNNTSLYVDQPWQQTGDLAIGAVDLWSNFASVMYYDDMSLNLVPEPATMLALGAGLALLIRRRRRKTSL